From the Natrarchaeobaculum aegyptiacum genome, one window contains:
- a CDS encoding cobalt-precorrin-7 (C(5))-methyltransferase, with protein sequence MSDEYDLDSGPDPATFAAAESEPDVDESIADPVYAVGVGPGNQEYLTPRGRRAIEEADVVVGFTTVVEFVADLTDADLLTCGYADEAEALEAFTERVADGESGTAVAMGDPNHSGYQFVGKVQQAVQSVDPSTPVRVIPGISSLQVAASRARTPMEDTEFVTLHKSGDLEGDMDRLATAVVEDRRHALVLPRPYDRMPGDLAAVLLERGAPADLEALVLEKLTHDEETVHRFTLETLAEHAGGDGREETPFSDLVVLAVRQPVAPS encoded by the coding sequence GTGAGCGACGAGTACGACCTCGACAGCGGTCCCGATCCGGCAACGTTTGCGGCCGCCGAATCAGAGCCAGACGTCGACGAATCGATAGCCGACCCCGTTTACGCCGTCGGCGTCGGCCCGGGCAATCAGGAGTACCTCACCCCACGCGGCCGGCGAGCGATCGAAGAGGCCGACGTCGTCGTCGGCTTCACGACCGTCGTCGAGTTCGTCGCCGACCTGACCGACGCCGACCTGTTGACCTGCGGCTACGCCGACGAGGCCGAGGCGCTCGAGGCCTTCACCGAACGCGTGGCCGACGGCGAATCGGGGACGGCCGTCGCGATGGGCGACCCGAACCACTCGGGCTACCAGTTCGTCGGGAAGGTCCAGCAGGCAGTCCAGTCAGTCGACCCCAGTACGCCCGTTCGCGTTATCCCCGGCATCTCCTCGTTGCAGGTGGCCGCCAGTCGCGCCCGAACGCCGATGGAAGACACCGAGTTCGTCACACTCCACAAGAGCGGCGACCTCGAGGGCGATATGGATCGCCTCGCGACGGCCGTCGTCGAGGACCGCCGGCACGCGCTCGTCCTCCCGCGACCGTACGACCGGATGCCGGGCGACCTCGCCGCCGTCCTGCTCGAGCGCGGCGCGCCGGCCGACCTCGAGGCGCTGGTGCTCGAGAAGCTGACCCACGACGAGGAGACGGTCCACCGGTTTACCCTCGAGACGCTCGCAGAGCACGCAGGCGGCGACGGGAGAGAAGAGACGCCGTTTTCGGATCTGGTGGTCCTCGCCGTCCGGCAGCCGGTCGCACCGAGTTAG
- the cobN gene encoding cobaltochelatase subunit CobN — MTRIGIYTATENELGSIGQAAERLPDADLVVRSESDLDDEAAIEEFVEELRDAAAAIFWLHGGEDSMPGYDYATGALEEATVPLVVKATGDAFAFEDTTVSDDHRDQAYEYLEKGGTINVENLCRFLASEYDDRDLEYDEPAALPTEGVYHPDHPGIGYEELLETHDPEKPTVAIWFYESHWTHENTRYVDAQVRALEEQGANSLPIFCNPATDTEEQEDAEWVTDNWLIDDEGQPVVDAVLSSFMFSLSMDERGRSASDEGQSAEDVFLDRLGVPVIQTITTMRSRSRYESSDTGVMGFELALSVALPEFDGNVITHPISGKERTDDEGGIGSAPKHHFPIEDRIDHATRLAVNWANLRHTPNEEKNVAVVLHNYPPSDDGIGTAFGLDSPESTVNLLSELEGRNYDLGGQMPEDGQTLVETLTSQLTLEDRWVAPEDVRDLSVDVVSTEQYAAWFAETDERFQKNVVEEWGEVPDRPFAIPGTQFGNVLVTVQPPRGFGMDPSKVYHDSDLQPPHDYYAFYGWLRNEFEADAVVHLGTHGSLEWLPGKTVGLNGESAPDQLVDDLPNVYPYIVNNPGEGTQAKRRSYAAIVDYLTPVMRSAGTYDELADLEELANQYREAGMEDARADDGAQLETLIREKVDEMDLAVELGVEGTIDERADVRGPEEAGSTLAEGDVEGEDLAIDDLVERIHEYLTDVKTTQIRLGLHTMSEPPKGERLVEYLVALTRLENPGAPSLRESVAGALGVDYETMLNAPGEYDADLGMTYAEAADVVYETSLELIETLAEHDFDVPVSELEGGPEDEVNINLLIVDLGPVGDAKAKPGAHDDLRKALAYVCEEAQPRVQGAEDEIPRTAEALSGEYVPPGGSGAPTRGGVDLLPTARNFYTLDPRKVPAKPAWQVGKEVAEGVLERHHTENGEYPEEIGVVAWGTPTVRTRGETIAQVLAMMGVEPQWTDAGRIDDVEPIPLEDLGRPRIDVTTRVSGLFRDAFPAAAGVIHDAVDAVVDLDEPHEMNYVKKHVEAEAEQLQDEEGLDESDAWTAAKHRVFTTKPGGYGAGTNKAVDEGNWDDRSDLASVYVQWGGYAMGSRGRVSDAHASFERRLSSVDATVKLEDTMEQDEFDSSDWYAFHGGFISAVAEVSGEEPASYVGDSSDPDNVDVYTNEEKVRKAMRARVLNPDWLESMEEHGYKGAGDLSTTVDVTLGWDATTGVVSDTLWEEVAEKFAFDDDRQAWMRDVNPWALESITDTLLEAIDRDLWDADDETVDRLRDLNLEVEGDLEARTTNEAVGAGVSTDD; from the coding sequence ATGACACGGATCGGAATCTACACCGCGACGGAGAACGAACTCGGATCGATCGGTCAGGCCGCCGAACGACTTCCGGACGCCGACCTGGTCGTCCGCTCGGAGAGCGATCTGGACGACGAGGCCGCCATCGAGGAGTTCGTCGAGGAATTGCGCGACGCCGCAGCCGCCATCTTCTGGCTGCACGGTGGCGAAGACAGCATGCCCGGTTACGACTACGCCACGGGCGCACTCGAGGAGGCGACCGTCCCGCTGGTCGTCAAGGCGACCGGCGACGCGTTCGCGTTCGAGGACACGACGGTCAGTGACGACCACCGCGACCAGGCGTACGAGTACCTCGAGAAAGGGGGGACGATCAACGTCGAGAACCTGTGTCGGTTCCTCGCGAGCGAGTACGACGACCGCGACCTCGAGTACGACGAGCCCGCCGCGCTCCCCACGGAGGGCGTCTACCACCCCGACCACCCCGGAATCGGGTACGAGGAACTGCTCGAGACCCACGACCCCGAGAAGCCGACGGTCGCGATCTGGTTCTACGAATCCCACTGGACACACGAGAATACGAGGTACGTCGACGCACAGGTGCGCGCACTCGAGGAGCAGGGGGCGAATTCCCTCCCGATCTTCTGTAACCCCGCCACGGACACGGAAGAGCAAGAGGACGCCGAGTGGGTGACAGACAACTGGTTGATCGACGACGAGGGACAGCCGGTCGTCGACGCCGTGCTCTCCTCGTTCATGTTCTCCCTGTCGATGGACGAACGCGGCCGCTCGGCGAGCGACGAGGGCCAGAGCGCCGAAGACGTCTTCCTCGACCGCCTCGGCGTCCCGGTGATCCAGACGATCACGACGATGCGCTCGCGGTCGCGCTACGAGTCGAGCGACACAGGCGTGATGGGATTCGAACTCGCCCTCTCGGTCGCCCTGCCGGAGTTCGATGGGAACGTCATCACACACCCGATTTCCGGGAAAGAACGCACCGACGACGAGGGAGGGATCGGCTCCGCGCCGAAACACCACTTCCCGATCGAGGACCGGATCGACCACGCGACCCGGCTCGCGGTCAACTGGGCAAACCTGCGTCACACCCCGAACGAGGAGAAGAACGTGGCCGTCGTCCTCCACAACTACCCGCCGAGCGACGACGGCATCGGGACTGCGTTCGGCCTCGACAGTCCCGAGTCGACCGTCAACCTGCTCTCCGAACTCGAGGGTCGCAATTACGACCTCGGCGGCCAGATGCCCGAGGACGGCCAAACACTCGTCGAGACGCTCACCTCGCAACTGACCCTCGAGGACCGCTGGGTCGCCCCCGAGGACGTCCGCGACCTCTCTGTCGACGTCGTCTCTACCGAGCAGTACGCGGCGTGGTTCGCCGAGACCGACGAGCGGTTCCAGAAGAACGTCGTCGAGGAGTGGGGCGAGGTTCCAGACAGGCCGTTCGCCATTCCAGGAACCCAGTTCGGTAACGTCCTCGTCACCGTCCAGCCGCCACGCGGGTTCGGGATGGACCCCTCGAAGGTCTACCACGACTCGGACCTCCAGCCGCCCCACGACTACTACGCGTTCTACGGCTGGCTGCGCAACGAGTTCGAGGCCGACGCCGTCGTCCATCTGGGGACTCACGGCAGCCTCGAGTGGCTCCCCGGCAAGACGGTCGGCCTGAACGGCGAGAGTGCCCCGGACCAGCTGGTCGACGACCTCCCGAACGTCTATCCCTACATCGTGAACAACCCGGGTGAGGGGACCCAGGCCAAGCGGCGCTCCTATGCAGCGATCGTCGACTACCTGACCCCCGTGATGCGCTCGGCGGGAACCTACGACGAACTCGCGGACCTCGAGGAACTCGCCAATCAGTACCGTGAAGCGGGTATGGAAGACGCCCGTGCGGACGATGGTGCACAGCTCGAGACGCTGATTCGCGAGAAAGTCGACGAGATGGACCTGGCGGTCGAACTGGGCGTCGAGGGCACCATCGACGAGAGGGCGGACGTCCGTGGCCCCGAGGAAGCGGGGTCGACCCTCGCGGAAGGCGATGTCGAGGGCGAGGACCTCGCGATCGACGACCTCGTCGAGCGCATCCACGAGTACCTCACGGACGTCAAGACGACCCAGATCCGGCTGGGGCTGCATACGATGTCCGAACCGCCGAAAGGCGAACGACTCGTCGAGTACCTCGTCGCGCTCACCCGTCTCGAGAACCCCGGCGCACCGAGCCTGCGTGAGAGCGTTGCGGGCGCGCTGGGCGTCGACTACGAGACGATGCTGAACGCGCCTGGCGAGTACGACGCGGATCTCGGGATGACCTACGCCGAGGCCGCCGACGTCGTCTACGAGACGAGTCTCGAGCTGATCGAGACGCTCGCCGAACACGACTTCGACGTCCCCGTCTCCGAACTCGAGGGTGGGCCCGAGGACGAGGTCAATATCAACCTCCTGATCGTCGACCTCGGGCCGGTCGGTGACGCGAAGGCGAAGCCGGGTGCCCACGACGACCTCCGGAAGGCCCTCGCGTACGTCTGTGAGGAGGCCCAGCCGCGCGTGCAGGGTGCCGAAGACGAGATTCCGCGGACCGCAGAAGCGTTGTCGGGCGAGTACGTGCCGCCGGGCGGCTCCGGCGCGCCGACCCGCGGTGGCGTCGACCTGCTGCCGACCGCGCGGAACTTCTACACGCTCGATCCGCGGAAGGTACCCGCCAAGCCGGCGTGGCAGGTCGGCAAGGAAGTCGCGGAGGGCGTCCTCGAGCGTCACCATACTGAAAACGGCGAGTACCCCGAGGAGATCGGCGTCGTCGCGTGGGGGACCCCCACGGTGCGCACCCGCGGAGAGACCATCGCTCAGGTGCTCGCGATGATGGGCGTCGAACCGCAGTGGACCGACGCCGGCCGGATCGACGACGTCGAACCGATCCCACTCGAGGACCTGGGCCGACCCCGGATCGACGTTACGACGCGCGTCTCCGGGCTGTTCCGCGACGCGTTCCCGGCTGCCGCAGGCGTGATCCACGACGCCGTCGACGCCGTGGTCGACCTCGACGAGCCCCACGAGATGAACTACGTGAAGAAACACGTCGAGGCGGAAGCCGAACAGTTGCAAGACGAGGAGGGCCTCGACGAGTCAGACGCCTGGACGGCCGCGAAACACCGCGTGTTCACCACGAAACCCGGCGGCTACGGTGCCGGAACGAACAAGGCCGTCGACGAAGGCAACTGGGACGATCGCTCCGATCTCGCGAGCGTCTACGTCCAGTGGGGTGGCTACGCGATGGGGTCGAGAGGACGCGTCTCCGACGCTCACGCCTCCTTCGAGCGCCGACTTTCCAGTGTGGACGCCACCGTCAAGCTCGAGGATACGATGGAACAGGACGAGTTCGACTCCTCTGACTGGTACGCGTTCCACGGCGGGTTCATCTCCGCCGTCGCGGAAGTCTCGGGCGAGGAACCGGCTTCCTACGTGGGCGACTCCTCGGATCCAGACAACGTCGACGTCTACACGAACGAAGAGAAGGTCCGCAAGGCCATGCGCGCACGCGTGCTCAATCCCGACTGGCTCGAGTCCATGGAAGAGCACGGCTACAAGGGCGCGGGCGACCTCTCGACCACGGTCGACGTCACTCTCGGCTGGGACGCGACGACTGGCGTCGTGAGCGATACCCTGTGGGAGGAAGTCGCCGAGAAGTTCGCCTTCGACGACGACCGCCAGGCGTGGATGCGCGACGTGAACCCGTGGGCACTCGAGTCGATCACCGACACGCTGCTCGAGGCGATCGATCGGGACCTCTGGGACGCAGACGACGAGACGGTCGACCGCCTGCGCGACCTGAACCTCGAGGTCGAGGGTGATCTCGAGGCGCGCACGACGAACGAGGCCGTCGGCGCGGGGGTGAGTACCGATGACTGA
- a CDS encoding precorrin-8X methylmutase, giving the protein MDIAETSMDIVRQFVPDETLADRVRQKAVHSMGDIEFQHLIRFTGEDDLGDDEDAPVRAGAKAVLAEANVVTDITMAQAGITGRGHDCEKHKAIGHGAELAAETGMTRTAAGVLELDKRGVYDGSIATVGNAPTAAFALADCIENGTRPAVVVATPVGFVKAEESRQRIREVSEAYGVPAITNVGRRGGSGLAAALTNELIHVAKDVRTGDLELERTAEERSADEVES; this is encoded by the coding sequence ATGGACATCGCCGAGACGAGCATGGACATCGTCCGGCAGTTCGTGCCCGACGAGACGCTTGCCGATCGAGTCCGACAGAAGGCCGTCCACTCGATGGGCGACATCGAGTTCCAGCACCTGATCCGCTTTACCGGCGAAGACGACCTCGGCGACGACGAAGATGCGCCGGTCCGGGCGGGCGCGAAAGCCGTCCTCGCAGAGGCGAACGTCGTCACAGACATCACGATGGCTCAGGCGGGAATCACCGGTCGGGGTCACGACTGTGAGAAACACAAGGCGATCGGCCACGGGGCCGAACTCGCGGCGGAAACGGGCATGACTCGCACCGCCGCGGGCGTCCTCGAGCTGGACAAACGGGGCGTCTACGACGGGTCGATCGCGACGGTCGGCAACGCGCCGACGGCCGCCTTCGCACTCGCCGACTGTATCGAGAACGGCACTCGACCGGCAGTGGTCGTCGCCACCCCGGTTGGGTTCGTCAAGGCAGAAGAGAGTCGCCAGCGAATCCGCGAGGTGAGCGAGGCTTACGGCGTGCCCGCGATCACGAACGTTGGGAGACGCGGTGGTAGCGGACTCGCTGCCGCGTTGACGAACGAGCTGATCCACGTCGCCAAAGACGTTCGGACGGGCGACCTCGAACTCGAGCGCACGGCTGAAGAGCGGAGCGCCGACGAGGTGGAATCGTGA